TATTCTGCGCAGTCACTGCCGTGATCACACCGAGTCCCCAGCAACCACAGGCGCTCACGGCTTTTAAATCCGCCTGAATTCCCGCGCCGCCGCTGGAATCGGAACCGCCTATACATAATACTTTAACCGGCACCATATATTAAAGCGCCTCCGGGAAAGTATCTTTTTGCCAATATCCAATGACAAGAAGTTTTCCCGACCGTACACTAATGCTGGCACGATCTTCATTAATAATATTACTTACACCACGGGTTTCACCCATTTTCAAAGTACTTTTTTCCAGAGAATAAAGAAAACCCTTTAGAGTTATTCCTGTAACACGGGGACTGAGTGCAAGAAGAGAAACTGTTTTCCCTGATTCGTTTATAAAGATAGCTTTTTTATCCAGCACAAAAGCTTCACCGTATTCGTCAATCAAATATGTATTAATTCCCTTTTCCTGTCCCTTGCAAAGCAAGAACACATTGGCCAGGGTGTGATCAACCCTGCCGCCCAAAGCACCCCATATAAATATTTCTTCCGGATTCAAATTCAACGCGTAATCGAGTGCCAATTCTGTATCGGTAAAATCTTTGTTTGTGGAATATTTTATAATTTTTATTCCCTGGTCAGAGTAACTTGCCAGTTGAGCAGGATCAATCGAATCCATATCACCGATGATTACATCGGGCTTAATTCCCAAATATTGAAAATTACGCGCACCGCCATCGCAGCAAATAACCAGGTGATTCTCCATTCCCGCAATCTTCTTCTGAAAAAATACAGGATCAACCAGACGGCCGCCACTAACTATAATTATTTTTTGATACACGGAATTTTCCTAAATAAAAGCTGACATAAAGTCTCTTTACTGCACATGGCAGTACTTGGGTCAAGTTTAATTTATTTGGAAAATTTATTACATTAAACGGCAAAAAGCAAATTGTTTAATAATACCAATTCTAAATCAAAGCACTATTTTTGTTGGTCCCGATCTATCGGGATTGTCGGCTTCCTCAACGTATGTATAATACGCCTCGTCGCCTCCGTCTAGCCGTCTCAATATCATCTTTAATCGGGAGCGCATCCCCCCCCCCTTTAGGGGGCGCATATTAAATAAAAAATTTCATTGCCGAGAATTTTCGCCAGCATGGCGAAAACTTCCTTTAGAAATTGTATTGTACAGATTGACTGTAGTACTTTATTGAAAATTAAAGTATTTAAACTGATTTTACAAGAACAAGTCGAAACGATTTTTTAACAATTGCGCGATACTCACATCAATCTGAAATAATTATCTGATCATTAACCGTAT
The sequence above is a segment of the Deltaproteobacteria bacterium HGW-Deltaproteobacteria-2 genome. Coding sequences within it:
- a CDS encoding thiamine diphosphokinase, which codes for MYQKIIIVSGGRLVDPVFFQKKIAGMENHLVICCDGGARNFQYLGIKPDVIIGDMDSIDPAQLASYSDQGIKIIKYSTNKDFTDTELALDYALNLNPEEIFIWGALGGRVDHTLANVFLLCKGQEKGINTYLIDEYGEAFVLDKKAIFINESGKTVSLLALSPRVTGITLKGFLYSLEKSTLKMGETRGVSNIINEDRASISVRSGKLLVIGYWQKDTFPEAL